The following are encoded in a window of Brevibacillus sp. DP1.3A genomic DNA:
- a CDS encoding glycosyltransferase, producing MPKRFLLVTEEWAGSGHRMAAEALQEVLLESEGARSARVVGGLKTASPGLRVLSHFFYRNMLRYGQPVWQRIYEQDEMLSSALSKALGWWLSAKFTNQLLQEEKPDVVIATHAYCLSALAEAKKRVSKPFQLVCVPTDFHINRFWVHPEIDAYMVAHEQIAQILIERYGIAPEKIHVYGIPVRPAFTTALHTDKAAWKKQLGLVPDQFTVLIGGGEGGYGGVEQVVRELLLEEQPLQIVVVTGKNTSLYRRLTGLLGTEITDHRFILKGFEPQMWQWIGAADAYITKPGGISCAESLALKTPLILFHPLPGQEKHNCSFLLEQQAAILAETAVEIKEIIRSWRQPEKRDAFVGGLDKLGRPEAAHRIAHALLQLTD from the coding sequence ATGCCAAAGCGGTTTCTGTTAGTGACAGAGGAATGGGCAGGGAGTGGTCATCGGATGGCTGCCGAAGCTCTGCAAGAAGTTTTACTGGAAAGTGAGGGTGCACGATCGGCGCGAGTGGTGGGAGGGCTAAAAACCGCCAGTCCAGGCCTACGTGTGCTCTCTCATTTTTTTTATCGCAATATGCTGCGCTACGGTCAACCCGTGTGGCAACGCATCTATGAACAGGATGAAATGCTGAGCAGTGCATTGAGCAAAGCTCTGGGATGGTGGCTATCCGCAAAATTTACCAATCAACTGTTGCAAGAAGAGAAGCCAGATGTCGTCATTGCTACGCATGCATACTGCTTGTCCGCATTGGCAGAAGCGAAGAAAAGGGTGTCCAAGCCTTTCCAGCTCGTTTGTGTGCCCACGGACTTCCATATTAATCGGTTCTGGGTTCATCCAGAAATTGATGCATACATGGTGGCACATGAGCAAATTGCACAAATTCTAATCGAACGCTATGGGATTGCCCCTGAAAAAATCCATGTTTATGGCATTCCAGTTCGGCCTGCTTTTACGACAGCGTTGCATACCGACAAAGCGGCTTGGAAAAAACAGCTTGGACTTGTGCCAGATCAATTCACCGTGTTGATTGGTGGCGGAGAAGGTGGTTATGGTGGAGTGGAGCAGGTCGTACGAGAGTTGCTGTTGGAAGAGCAACCATTGCAGATCGTAGTCGTGACTGGGAAGAATACAAGCCTGTACAGACGACTGACGGGCCTGTTAGGTACGGAGATCACTGACCATCGTTTTATACTGAAAGGGTTTGAGCCGCAAATGTGGCAGTGGATTGGAGCAGCTGACGCCTATATAACGAAGCCAGGTGGCATTTCGTGTGCGGAGTCACTTGCTCTTAAGACACCGCTCATTTTATTTCACCCATTGCCCGGACAAGAAAAGCATAATTGCTCCTTTTTACTCGAGCAACAAGCGGCGATCTTGGCTGAAACGGCAGTAGAAATCAAAGAAATCATCAGGTCATGGCGTCAGCCTGAAAAAAGGGATGCTTTTGTAGGAGGTTTGGACAAGCTGGGGCGACCAGAAGCAGCTCATCGAATAGCCCATGCCCTGCTCCAATTAACAGACTAA
- a CDS encoding DUF1657 domain-containing protein: protein MTVGAQVKQTLASLKGAQADFETFALSTQNKKAKQLYSQAAEQTQSIVDNLQQRVTELEKEEPQFKGF, encoded by the coding sequence ATGACAGTAGGAGCACAAGTGAAACAAACGCTTGCCAGCTTGAAAGGCGCACAAGCAGATTTTGAAACGTTTGCTCTGAGCACGCAAAACAAGAAAGCGAAGCAACTGTATTCGCAAGCAGCAGAGCAAACGCAATCCATTGTAGATAACCTCCAGCAGCGTGTAACGGAGCTGGAAAAGGAAGAACCACAGTTTAAGGGATTCTAG
- the spoVAC gene encoding stage V sporulation protein AC: protein MADQKKKKLTPVQQEYQQLAKTHEPPRPLLRNFTRAFLVGGGICMIGQGIQEMFIHYFDFTEKTAGNPTVAVLIILSALLTGLGLYDRIAQWAGAGTSVPVTGFANSIASAAIEHRSEGFVLGVGGNMFKLAGSVIVFGVAAAFVVGLIKTLFTMGG, encoded by the coding sequence ATGGCAGATCAAAAAAAGAAAAAGCTGACCCCCGTCCAGCAGGAATATCAGCAATTGGCAAAGACGCACGAGCCTCCGCGACCGCTTTTACGCAATTTTACCCGGGCATTTTTAGTGGGGGGCGGCATTTGTATGATCGGACAAGGGATACAAGAAATGTTCATTCACTACTTCGATTTTACGGAGAAAACTGCTGGGAATCCTACAGTAGCTGTCTTGATCATTCTTTCGGCTCTTTTGACCGGTCTAGGACTATATGACCGGATTGCCCAATGGGCTGGGGCGGGTACGAGTGTGCCGGTTACGGGTTTTGCCAACTCAATTGCATCTGCAGCGATTGAGCATCGCAGCGAAGGATTTGTGCTGGGAGTCGGCGGTAACATGTTCAAACTCGCGGGGTCAGTGATTGTGTTTGGAGTGGCGGCGGCATTCGTCGTTGGCTTGATCAAAACCTTGTTTACGATGGGAGGCTGA
- a CDS encoding alpha/beta-type small acid-soluble spore protein — MANNNRSSNNLVVPQANQALDQLKYEIASEFGVQLGPDTTSRQNGSVGGEITKRLVSFAEQQLAGRG; from the coding sequence ATGGCGAACAACAACAGATCCAGTAACAATCTGGTGGTTCCTCAAGCAAACCAAGCTCTGGACCAACTGAAATACGAAATCGCATCCGAATTCGGTGTTCAGCTTGGACCAGACACCACTTCCCGTCAAAACGGTTCAGTTGGAGGAGAGATTACAAAACGTCTTGTCTCCTTTGCTGAGCAACAACTGGCTGGACGTGGCTAA
- a CDS encoding DUF421 domain-containing protein yields MPDWLTIMLRAIGAVAYLFLLTKIIGKRQIKQLTYIEYIVGISIGSIAAFMATEMDGPIYHSLIGMGVFALFPYLMEWLSLKSKFLRDLFEGKSTVLIKEGKILEDNLKKERLTAEDLMEQLRIKNVFRVADVEFALMETSGEVSVLLKSESQPVTPKHLELTVAPSEENQVVIMDGVIMDEPLATAGLNRRWVRTELQKAGVALENVFLGQVDKGGELYLDLYDDKLMVPGAQAMKLAFATLKKCQADLELYALNTKNEQMKRTYQTDSEQLQQIIDGVKPFLIR; encoded by the coding sequence ATGCCTGACTGGTTAACTATCATGCTGCGTGCCATTGGCGCAGTTGCGTACTTATTTTTATTGACGAAGATTATTGGGAAAAGGCAAATCAAGCAACTTACATACATCGAATACATTGTCGGCATCAGCATCGGTTCGATTGCGGCCTTCATGGCAACCGAAATGGATGGACCGATCTATCATAGTTTGATCGGCATGGGGGTTTTTGCGCTTTTCCCTTATTTAATGGAGTGGCTTTCACTCAAGAGTAAGTTTCTCCGTGACCTATTTGAAGGGAAATCAACGGTTCTCATCAAGGAAGGCAAGATTTTGGAAGACAATCTGAAAAAGGAACGCTTGACAGCGGAAGACTTGATGGAACAATTACGAATCAAAAACGTGTTCCGAGTAGCCGATGTAGAGTTTGCGTTAATGGAGACAAGTGGGGAAGTCAGTGTCTTATTAAAATCAGAGAGTCAGCCGGTAACCCCCAAACACCTTGAATTGACAGTGGCACCTTCGGAAGAGAATCAAGTGGTCATTATGGATGGGGTGATCATGGACGAGCCTCTGGCAACAGCAGGTCTGAATCGCAGATGGGTTCGCACGGAGCTGCAAAAAGCGGGAGTGGCTTTGGAAAATGTTTTCCTCGGCCAAGTAGACAAAGGTGGAGAGCTCTATCTCGACCTGTATGACGATAAACTGATGGTTCCTGGTGCCCAAGCGATGAAGCTGGCTTTTGCTACATTGAAAAAATGTCAGGCGGATCTCGAGTTGTATGCACTCAATACAAAAAATGAACAAATGAAGCGTACCTACCAAACCGATTCGGAACAGCTACAACAGATTATCGATGGAGTAAAACCGTTCCTGATACGGTAA